The genomic interval GCGCATCTTCGCGTCGAGCAGGCGTGCGGCGGCGAGCAGGCTGTCGCGTTCTTCCGCTTCGACGCCGACGGTGTATTCGCGGTCCAGGATGCGGACGCTGACCGGTTCGCTCACGTGTGCTGCTCCAACGACTTGAGCCGGGTGATCATCGCCTCGACCCGCGAGCGCGCCTGTTCGTTCTTGGTCAGCAGCTGCGAGCGCTCGCCGATCAACTGCTCCTGCTGCTGGCGCAGGCTGCGGTTCTCATCGGTCAGGCGCTGGCAACGCTCGACCAGCGTTTCCACGCGTGTGGCGAGGGTGCGGAGCTGGGCGAGGGCGTCGGGGCTGTCCATGGCGCTCACGATAGGCATGCGCCCGAGCGGCGGTCAAGACGGCGGCCGACCGCGCCACGGCCGCCGCTCAGGCGGGCAGCAGCAGCGGCTGCTGCAGCAACTGCAGGCAGGCGTCCGGTTCCAGCGCCGGCGCGACCAGGTGGCCCTGGATCTCGTCGCAGCCGTGCTGGCGCAGGAAGGCGAGCTGGCCGGGCAGTTCCACGCCTTCGGCGACCACTTTCAGGGTCAGCGAGTGGCCCATCGCGATGATGGTGCTGGTGATCGCCTCGTCGTCCGGATCGCGGGTCAGGTCGCCGATGAATTCCTGGTCGATCTTCAAGGTGTTGATCGGCAAGCGCTTCAGGTAGGCCAGCGACGAATAGCCGGTGCCGAAGTCGTCGATCGCCAGGGCCAGGCCCAGCGCGCGGCAGGCGTGCAGGGTGGCGGCGTTCTTGCCGACCTGCGACATCACCACGCTTTCGGTGAGTTCCAGCTCGACGCTGGCGGCCGGGACCCCGGTCTCGGCCAGGATCCGCGCCATCAGCGCCGGCAGGTCGCCGCGTTCGAGCTGGATCGCCGACACGTTGATCGACATGCACAAGTCGGTCAGGCCCAACTGGCGCCATTCGCGCAGCGTGCTGCAGGCCTGACGCAGCACCCATTCGCCGATCTCCAGGATCAGCCCGGTCTCTTCGGCCAAGGGGATGAACTGGCTCGGCGAGACCGTGCCGAAATCGGCGCTGTGCCAGCGCAGCAGCGCTTCCACGCCGACCACGCGCTGCTCGCGCAGCGAATAGCGCGGCTGGTAGACCAGCTTCAGTTCCTGGTCGAACGGGATCTTGCGCAGGGTGCTGGCCAGCGTGGCGCGGTGGCGGGTGGCCTCGTCCATGCGCGCCGAATAGACCTGCACGTTGCGGCGCCCGGCCGCCTTGGCCTGGTACATCGCGGTGTCGGCGTGCTTGAG from Xanthomonas sp. DAR 34887 carries:
- a CDS encoding TIGR02449 family protein yields the protein MDSPDALAQLRTLATRVETLVERCQRLTDENRSLRQQQEQLIGERSQLLTKNEQARSRVEAMITRLKSLEQHT